The DNA window TCGCACGGGCTCatatttggccatattaaaatggAAGGAGGAGGCGGGAGAGAGCTCAGCCCGTGGCATGGCCGAGACCCCCACGCCGCTTTCGCACAACTGGACGGGTGAGAGTGcggccactgccccccaccccccagtgtgaTACGCACAAGCTGGGGCTCCTTGCGCACGAGCGAAGGGGCATCTACACACACGTCAGACCCTCGTGTTGTGCAAAGGGCAGGCACGTACAATTCAGGCCCTCACAGTTGTGCAAGAGGGGACAAGGAGCTCAGAGCCAGGGGTGCCGCATGCATCTGTTGTCCACAAAGAACCATGCGATGGACCCGCACACACCCCTCCTCCACACTTGGGAAAGAGACACTCGCTGTGCAACACACGCACCCACCTCCGCGCGTCTGCAAGACACACAACTCTGCGATCAACACACAACCCTGTTCTCCAGGCTTGTGCGACACACACGCATGCTGGGCAACACACAAAATCATGCAATGGGGGGACACACACCTGTCCTCCACGCTGGTGCGAGACACACACAACCATGTAATGAACACACACCTGTCCTCCACACTGGTGCAAGACACACACAACCATGTAATGAACAAACACACACCTGTCCTCCACGCTGGTGCAAGACACACACAACCATgtaatgaacacacacacacctgtcctcCACGCTGGTGCAAGACACACAAGACCATGTAATGAACACACACCTGTCCTCCATGCTTgtacaagacacacacacacaccctgccacacacacaaccGTGCCACACGCAGCCTGGCCTGTCAGTCGTGCGAAGGGCAGGTGCCAGGCGTGCCAGGCTCGGGGCTGGCTCATtcggtggggcgggggcagtggcagggcctGCCCGCAAGGAAGGAGACAAAGGCCACGCGCAAAGCGGGGGGGGAGCTGATTGGGGCCGGGGGCTCAGACGGGGACCCCTCTCCATGccagccctgggacccccccGGCACCTGGCTCCAAGTCGAGGATCATGTCGAGCGCCTGGCGATAATGGGGGACCTGCTCATTCAGCCCCGTCAGGTTAAACTTGTCCTGGATGTAATCCTCGTCCacctgggggagagagacaggctgagaacccaggagtccgggtgcaccgctcccccagccccctcccctccccgacccagggacagaacccaggagtcccagctcccagccccctcccctcccagacccagggacagaacccaggagtcccagctcccagcccactcccctcccagacccagggacagaacccaggagtcctggcgcccagccccctcccctccccgacccagggacagaacccaggagtcccagctcccagccccctcccctcccagacccagggacagaacccaggagtcccagctcccagccccctcccctcccagacccagggacagaacccaggagtcccagctcccagcccactcccctcccagacccggggacagaacccaggagtcctggcgcccaGCCCCCACCATTCCCTGagccggggacagaacccaggagtcctgtctcccagacCCGCCACTCACCTCACAGAAGAATTCATTTccacgcaggccacagaaccagGAAATCCAGGACACTTCCTCAGAGCTGCTCATCTTCCCGTCCTCTGCAGAGAGACGCGGCATCAGCCCAGCCCACACCAAAGCCCTGCTCACTTGTGTGATGAGCGTGGAGgggctcagcctgcagccccacAAGCCGACACTCACGCAAGCTCCCAGCACAGACAGTACAAGGTCTCCCAGCCAGTGCTGAGATGCGccccgctctgggcagggggctagTTACACAGGGACCCCACACCCAGCGCTGAGCTGCAGTTATACGGGGATCCCTTCCCTGGCGCCGAGACACTGCTGGTTCTGGGGTGGGCCcattatacagggacccctcaccTGTTGTAGagatgcggctggctctggggaagggaaggggtcagttatacagggaccccttgcCCGGCACTGAGATGAgctggctttggggtggggctgaccCCCCTGAACCAACACAGGGTATTACCACTGGCTCAGGAATGACGGGGCACCCCTACCTCTTTCACCCTCAGGCTGGGGACTCCCCATTACCAGCCACACGAGGGGGGGTGCTCCCTGAACCATCCACCCCTGGACAAGGGGGTCCCCCCGGGCTGTGCAGTAGAGGGAACTCCTGCCCCCTCAACGACCCTCCCCACCTTCTGCAGTGCGATGGGGGGGAGGCGGGATCACCCGCCTGTGGTTCCCCCACGGAGCACTGGAGGGTAAATCACCCTGCCCCTCCAGAGGGGGGGAGGTGAATGGCCCTTCCCCCCATTAGCCGCCCCCAGGTGCACAGGTGGAGGTGAGGGGTAAATCCTGCCCTGCATTGCACTGGGGTGCaaatccccctgcccccttcgcACTGGAGGGTCAACTCCCGCCTCCCCCACCTTTGCACTGTGCGTcggtgccccctgcccccttttaCACAGGAGGATCAACTccgtcctctcccccccccccccccgcactaggggacagctcctccctccccgccccctttgcACTACGgcagctcccccgccccctgtcccctttGCACTAGggcagctcccccactccctgccccctttgcaCGGGGGGATCAGCTCCCTCCTCTCCCGCCCCCTTTGCACTCGGGCAGCTCCCCCCTCCTCGGCCCCTTTGCACGGGGGGGatcagctccctcctccctcgCCCCCTTTGCACTCGGGCAGCTCCCCCCTCCTCGGCCCCTTTGCACGGGGAGGatcagctccctcctcccccgccccctgccccctttgcACGGGGGGatcagctccctcctcccccgccccctgtccACTTTGCACTAGGGcagctcccccgctccctgccccctttgctccctcctcccccgccccctgccccctttgcACGGGGGGGATcagctccctcctctctctccccgccccctttgCACTAGGGGGCAgctcccccggcccctgcccgctTTGCACGTCCCACTCACCGCCGGGGTCTCAGCTCGCGTTCAGCTGCAAGAGGTGCCCAACGCGCTCAGGCCCGGGCCGCCCCGCTTGTCCCCCCCAGCGCGCAGACGCGGAGGCGCGCGGGGCATCACGGGGAATGTAGTTTTACAGTCGGAGGCGCCCCATAGGAGCAGACGGGAGCGAGGCCGCTCGGGAACTGCCGCTCCCACAATGCAAATCGGGGAGACGCATGGGGGCGAGGGGCGGGGAATGATGGGAGGCCGCAGGGCATGGCGGGAGATGTAGTTCTCCAGCGACCCCAGGTTCCTTGGGATGACTGGGCAGCGGGGCCCCTCGGAACTACATTCCCGGGCGTGGGGGCAAAGGGggagtcctccttctctttttactaTTCACCAAGGCAGGAAGGGGGCCTGAGCGACGCGGGGGTGTGCCGCATGGCATCATGGGACTTGTAGTGCCTGCATTCCTTGAGCTCCATGGGGATGACTGGGGCTTTGGACTCCATCAAACTACAACCAGGGTGATAGAAAgtgtccggggaggggggggcacaAGCAGGGGATGTAACCGCAAGGCACCATGGGAATTGTAGTCCTGTAGCTGCCTGGGCCAGGCTGGAGTGAATGGGGAGAGGGACACTGTGAAACTACAAAGctcagagggagggggcagggaagggagggaccCTGGGGCAGGGGCGCGGAGCATCATGGGAGGGGCCCCACGGAGGCTCATAGGAACAGGAGACCAGAGAACGACAAGACAGACgcatgttggggggcagggggcccggactcctgggttctgtcctggccctgggaagggggtggggtctggCAGGTCAGAGCAGGGTGGGACTGGGAGCCATCAGAAATAGGCGTGGCCTAGTCCAAGAAGGGCGTGGCCTCTCTTAAAGGACTGCACATAAGGAGGCGTGGCCTAATCCAAGAGGGGCGTGGCCTCTCTTAAAGGCCTGAGCATAAGGGGGCGTGGCCTAAGCTCGATGAGGGTGTGGCCTCTACTGTGATGGGTGGGGCCTGCCCAAAGGGGCGTGGCCTGCTCAATGAATGGGCGTGGCCTAGCCCACTCAGTGGGTGTGGCCTCCCTGAAGGGGCGTGGCCTCCTGAGCCCCTCCGCCTTCTTTTACCGTCTCTGAGGCTGGCGCTGCTCCGCCGGTTGCTGGCTCTGCTGTACTCCATGGCGCCCGTTTTGCTCATCCCTCGCCAGGCTGTGAATCAGCACCAAGCATCTCCTCTTAGTAAACTGCCTAGTCCCCTCCGGATCCATTATGAATATGTTAATTAGACCTCGATCCCTAGGCATATTTCGACTCCACAGCCAGGGTAGGGTGAGATAAAATAGGGTCAGTTCCTGAAGCGAGGTTTGGGCAACATCGCATAGTTACTGGCAGCTAATGTTTTTAGTTcatattttttgttaattttctcACTGAAATGGGGTTAAAAAAAGGCGCTATTTGGCGGCGTTTGAGGAGGAACGGCAGGCTGGGAAATATGCAAATTAGTTAAACGGCCGCAACGACAGGAGAAGGCGGCGGGGACAGGCGCCTCGCGCTGCCCGGCAGCGGCCGTTAGGGGGCGTGAGAGGGGTAGTTGGTGGCTGGATACGTACGCATGCGCTGTGCTAACCCCCAGGTAGCCCACCGGGGTGCGCATGCGCCTGATTTCAGTTTCGGTTCCCTCCACAGCCAGCGGCACGTGCGCCCACTCGTTTGGTTTCATTGCGTTCCAGTGCGCATGCGTCTACCCCTCCCTCTCACATGGATTATCCCCGAGTGCGCATGCGTAAAAGCTGCTCTCTCCCCTGGCACACTATGCGCATGTGCACTGGCCACTTCGGGAGCGCTTAATACGCTTGCGCGGTGATCGCTATTCGTTGCCCAGAGTAACCAGCCCATAGGAGAACGTCCGAGCCTCCTTCCCTATTGAGCATGCGCATCCAAATCCCGCGAGGCTTCCCGGACCCCAATGCGCATGTCTGGAGCAGAACCCTGCGGTTGCGTACTCCTCTCCGACCGGCGTCCGCCCTCACGCGCCACTGCCGCGACGGGGTCTAACGCGCGTGCGCCTCCAGCTCCTTCTAATACGCATGCGTCGCCCCTTCGTCTGGGGGCGGCGGCGGGCTGCTCCGGCCTCCGGCGTCTCTATGGTGAGTCGGGCCGCGGAGGCTTCTGGGTGAAGGCCAAGGGGAGCGGAAGTTTGGTCAAGGCCGGGGCCGGgttccagccccgccccccaccgccccagggATCTAGCCCCGCCCCTCTGGGTCCCAGccgttccccccgccccccagacactTAACCCCGCCCCCAtggccctggccccgccccccgaGATCTAGCCCCGCCCCCCGAGACCTAGCCCTGCCCCctctttttccccacccccagagacctagccccgccccctcccttcccctgcccccccatatccccggccccaccctcaGAGACCTAGCCCCgccccctctcttcccctgcccccccatggctctggccccaccacccagggacctagtcccacccctccccctgcccccccagggtcCCGGCCCCGCCACCCAGGGACCTAGCCCTGTCCCCATCCCATGGAacttgccctgccccccagggcccctgccccacccctgtaggGACGTAGCCCTGGCCCCCAGAGACACCTGCCTTCCCCCACCTTTCCCCCAGGGACCTGGCCCCATCTCCCACCCTCCTCAAGCCCTGCACCCCCAAGAGCCAGACCTGCCCCACCCCATGGCCCTGTCCTCTGTTCCCCCAGGGACACTAGTGCCCCCTATGAGGATCACCACTCAGTGTCCTTCATTTGCTGActttgttcctgcccccaaacAGGCTGATCCCACCCAGTGacccacctccatcccctgtctccaCCGCCAGCCATGAACCACGGCCCCCAGCTCATCACCTTCACCCGTGCCCGGGAGGAATCGGACTGCTGGAAGGATGGGCAGCTCCGGAAACGGGTCGGTTCCCCTGCCAACCGCCGGGAAAAGGAGGGGGACGTAGAGGGTGAGGAAGCCCGGAGCTTTTATGAGAGTCTCCTGGCCTCGGGCGACAGCTCAAGCCTCCCACGGAAACGCAAGGCCCCACTGAGGCCCCTGGGGGTGCCTGAGCCATCCATCATCCGGCCAGGTCAGACGGACCCTCGAAGGGGGAACCTCCTGCTGAGATCGGCCCAGGAGGGCGACATGGGGACCCTGCAGCGGCTGCTGGAGAAGGAGGGGTGCGATGTGAACTACCGGGATGGTTACTACTGGACGGCAGTGATGTGTGCTGCTTACGCAGGCCAGGGGGAGGCCGTGAGGTACCTGCTGACCCGGGGAGCCGCGTGGGTGGGAGTGTGCGAGTCGCAGGGGCGGGACGCGGTGGACCTAGCCAAGGAAGCCGGGCACCAGGACGTGGTGAGGATCCTACAGGAGCGTGAAACTGCTCAGCCAGAGGAGAGGATGGCCAGGTGAGTTTTCTGTTCCCCTGCCCTGgacccagccagtccccaccccaccctggggctggatcgGAGCCAGCACCCTCTAGAGAGGAAAGGCCCCATGTCTCATTCCCCTCATGCTTGAACCAGCCAGTTCCCCCAACTTGGGGCTGGATGGGAACCAGCGGCCCCTAAAGGGGAaaagccccatgtcccattccccaccttcCTAAGCCAACGAATATGCTCATCCTGGAAGCCCCTGACCCCATTGTCTCCCCATCAGGAGGACTCCAGCGGAGAGGAAATACTGCGCCGTGTGTCAGACACATTACAGCGAGGATAGCATGGAGCTCCATGAACGCTCCACTGCCCACCTCTTCAACCGGCGTGACCCGCTCCCTCCAACCCGCTACCACATCCCCGAGAGCAACGTCGGCTTCCAGCTCATGGTCAAGGGGGGCTGGGACTGCGAGGCCGGGCTGGGGCCTGAGGGCACCGGCCGTAAGTTCCCCGTCCAGACCATCCTCAAGAGGGACCAGAAGGGCTTGGGCTTCCATAGCGACCTCcggcccaaggtcacccacttCAACGCCAATGACGCCAGTGCCGTGGCGCGGCCCAAGGAGCAGCAGCCTAGGACGGAACGGGCAGCTacagtggggaagagagaggcccGTCGCAGAGAGGCCAAAGCAAAGGCCTGGGAGCGTGACCTCCGAACCTACATGAACCTTGACCTTTGAACTCTTGGGATCAAGAGTCTCTATAGTCGTTTAGCTACTGGGGTTGCTTGGATGGTGCACCTACATGAACTTTGATCTTTAACCGTTCATGATCAGTAGCCCCTATAACCATTCAGCT is part of the Eretmochelys imbricata isolate rEreImb1 chromosome 14, rEreImb1.hap1, whole genome shotgun sequence genome and encodes:
- the GPANK1 gene encoding G patch domain and ankyrin repeat-containing protein 1 isoform X2, with translation MNHGPQLITFTRAREESDCWKDGQLRKRVGSPANRREKEGDVEGEEARSFYESLLASGDSSSLPRKRKAPLRPLGVPEPSIIRPGQTDPRRGNLLLRSAQEGDMGTLQRLLEKEGCDVNYRDGYYWTAVMCAAYAGQGEAVRYLLTRGAAWVGVCESQGRDAVDLAKEAGHQDVVRILQERETAQPEERMARRTPAERKYCAVCQTHYSEDSMELHERSTAHLFNRRDPLPPTRYHIPESNVGFQLMVKGGWDCEAGLGPEGTGRKFPVQTILKRDQKGLGFHSDLRPKVTHFNANDASAVARPKEQQPRTERAATVGKREARRREAKAKAWERDLRTYMNLDL
- the GPANK1 gene encoding G patch domain and ankyrin repeat-containing protein 1 isoform X1, whose translation is MRMSGAEPCGCVLLSDRRPPSRATAATGSNARAPPAPSNTHASPLRLGAAAGCSGLRRLYAMNHGPQLITFTRAREESDCWKDGQLRKRVGSPANRREKEGDVEGEEARSFYESLLASGDSSSLPRKRKAPLRPLGVPEPSIIRPGQTDPRRGNLLLRSAQEGDMGTLQRLLEKEGCDVNYRDGYYWTAVMCAAYAGQGEAVRYLLTRGAAWVGVCESQGRDAVDLAKEAGHQDVVRILQERETAQPEERMARRTPAERKYCAVCQTHYSEDSMELHERSTAHLFNRRDPLPPTRYHIPESNVGFQLMVKGGWDCEAGLGPEGTGRKFPVQTILKRDQKGLGFHSDLRPKVTHFNANDASAVARPKEQQPRTERAATVGKREARRREAKAKAWERDLRTYMNLDL